The Trichoderma atroviride chromosome 5, complete sequence genome contains a region encoding:
- a CDS encoding uncharacterized protein (EggNog:ENOG41), with amino-acid sequence MATTNPENSLSDAIIASTYPEYSLNNAIAAFFTKTSVTRPECDARAIELTEGKAIPVEGQGNYSYSIYASLDQEYVVQFRLKSLELKDETSVLARKIFGQLAPSVSFKGKMGEETSGKEPLYAYVLERMKGVTQIDFILASGFPKNSQETFTSRENLIVGVAKFFALSWNAPQQVDPVYRDQLQKTYTTELTMLQTALPDLFQPIIKECIESIDNIFSLPMVLLHQDFSSCNIMVDEKTCHLTGVIDWAEAEVAPFGLNLYTVQGLAGHFHLRDGWSRYDDFDHLQSVFWSTFHEEVGDLSEETLCTIKLARTTGLLLSRGFTNRLANQHKHVPIGNDEQGRYNRLFLDGLLISADTRFD; translated from the exons ATGGCGACTACCAATCCAGAAAACTCTCTCAGCGATGCTATCATTGCTTCTACCTACCCGGAATACTCTCTCAACAATGCTATCGCTGCTTTTTTTACCAAAACATCTGTCACACGTCCTGAATGCGATGCACGAGCAATCGAATTGACTGAAGGCAAGGCTATTCCGGTTGAAGGGCAGGGCAACTACAGCTACTCTATTTATGCTAGCCTTGACCAAGAATACGTTGTTCAGTTCCGACTAAAGTCACTTGAGCTCAAAGACGAGACCTCTGTGTTAGCTAGAAAGATTTTTGGGCAGTTGGCTCCCAGCGTGTCTTTTAAGGGCAAAATGGGAGAGGAAACTAGTGGCAAAGAGCCCCTTTATGCTTACGTATTGGAGCGCATGAAAGGCGTCACTCAAATCGACTTTATTCTGGCCAGCGGGTTTCCTAAAAACTCGCAAGAAACCTTCACCTCTCGTGAAAATCTTATTGTTGGTGTTGCAAA AttttttgctctttcatGGAATGCCCCTCAACAAGTTGACCCGGTCTATCGTGACCAACTACAGAAGACATACACCACGGAGCTCACAATGTTGCAAACGGCTCTACCCGATCTCTTTCAACCCATCATCAAAGAATGTATTGAATCTATTGACAACATTTTCTCCTTGCCGATGGTACTTCTCCATCAAGACTTTTCATCATGCAATATCATGGTCGACGAGAAGACTTGCCACCTAACTGGTGTTATCGACTGGGCCGAGGCCGAAGTTGCTCCCTTTGGGTTGAATCTTTATACTGTACAAGGCCTGGCAGGACATTTCCATCTTAGAGACGGCTGGTCGAGATACGATGACTTTGATCATTTGCAAAGCGTCTTTTGGTCCACCTTCCACGAGGAAGTTGGAGACCTTTCAGAAGAAACTCTTTGCACTATCAAGCTAGCACGAACCACGGGCTTGCTCCTCTCTCGTGGCTTCACTAATCGGCTTGCGAATCAGCACAAGCATGTGCCCATAGGCAATGACGAGCAGGGACGCTACAATAGGCTGTTTTTAGACGGTTTGCTTATTAGTGCAGATACAAGATTTGATTGA
- a CDS encoding uncharacterized protein (EggNog:ENOG41), whose protein sequence is MSASSGTQKVFRLRRLPESISSRKDVAKLLGKTLSLSSDQITVYSLAKTSNRWGSMSKVATVQFKSIPPILDPEPPGAQWKFPIPESQHNDVLILDTHFRGMTVLNDVEKENHRTDCIAISGLASHPFGSWQPHGPDKSFMWIRDELPTSVPGVRAILYGYDSRLKDSKSFQSIEDIAGCLILNLKSGGWNLPKSRPIIFLAHSLGGIVLKEAIKQMAGNSDRREADILNNLLGAIMFGVPNLGMEQSHLMAMVEGQDNETLVQDLSRNNGRNYVRQLDEKFNGLSTVHTLKILWAYETEVSPTTFISHLA, encoded by the exons ATGAGCGCATCAAGCGGGACTCAAAAGGTTTTCCGGCTGCGTAGGCTGCCAGAAAGCATCTCAAGTCGGAAAGACGTCGCAAAACTGCTCGGCAAGACTTTGAGTCTCTCATCCGATCAGATCACTGTCTACTCGCTGGCTAAGACGTCCAATCGATGGGGGTCAATGTCGAAAGTGGCCACGGTCCAATTCAAGAGTATTCCGCCAATTTTGGACCCGGAACCTCCAGGCGCCCAATGGAAGTTTCCTATCCCCGAATCGCAACACAATGATGTCTTGATCCTCGATACGCACTTTAGAGGAATGACTGTGCTGAACGATGTGGAAAAAGAGAACCATCGTACAGA CTGTATCGCCATCTCGGGATTAGCTAGTCATCCATTTGGATCCTGGCAGCCACACGGCCCGGACAAGAGCTTCATGTGGATCAGGGACGAGCTGCCAACATCGGTACCCGGAGTGCGCGCGATACTTTATGGATACGACTCGCGTCTCAAAGACAGCAAGTCTTTCCAGTCTATCGAGGACATCGCGGGGTGCCTCATCTTGAATCTCAAGTCAGGGGGCTGGAATTTGCCGAAATCCAGACCGATCATCTTTCTGGCTCATAGCCTGGGTGGCATCGTACtcaaagaagccatcaagcAAATGGCAGGCAATTCTGACAGGAGAGAGGCCGATATTCTCAATAACCTACTGGGGGCCATTATGTTTGGAGTCCCCAATCTCGGCATGGAACAGTCTCATTTGATGGCCATGGTTGAAGGCCAAGACAACGAGACGCTAGTTCAAGACCTTTCTCGAAATAATGGCCGTAACTACGTGCGCCAGCTTGACGAGAAATTCAACGGCCTCTCCACTGTCCATACATTGAAGATACTCTGGGCATACGAGACTGAGGTATCACCCACCACCTTCATAAGCCATCTGGCCTAA
- a CDS encoding uncharacterized protein (EggNog:ENOG41), which produces MVKFSQGDEDLETIIFSLNDILKERLGQPLLAPNDASQSQQTLLGANLDYQSTDEGVLTEDEKVLKDLGSFLLSIQGIHDELYSPELDSRINQIEDPSQNTFNWIFSLPLFSQWLRKKSGLFWISGKPGSGKSTLMKHVFQSQSTKDLSHKWETSSIDIKAGFFFHYRGTAIQKSLEGVLRSLIIHILKPHRIAFQKKYQGTWEIFQSFIQRYRTLEGQRASFEYELDAIVEEKVLMGSERDLKEKLQRAMNNSKSEANEQMVGDIKQQLSLLHRRMEEVSKRSLDFREREPELQQKLKQVRADIAAVSRSISSLAEKARPYQTQPETRFLRSLVNELQNDSNSQVDKLEQILRLLLDQDIMNINLVLFFDALDEFDGHIENISDFLTNLLERSTTSKTQIKVCFSSRPQESLNDHFTKYPGFRLQDYTTEDIEQYAKISLARSEIMNFSQREEFMKIIPSIIARANGVFLWVRLAMKELFDTAGGSPEAELFGRLKKKLQELPDDLLKFYKHIIERISGANRRYTFALLELLARHAGLSVSVTDIWGAVLTSGCTTFEESLEVLQKISGNTGQKIATDSDRDQRAISDISAWAGGTRRNKGAE; this is translated from the exons ATGGTCAAGTTCTCTCAAGGCGATGAGGATTTGGAAAcaatcatcttttctctcaacGACATTTTAAAAGAGAGATTGGGTCAGCCTCTGTTGGCACCTAATGATGCCTCTCAGAGTCAGCAAACGCTTCTGGGAGCGAACTTGGACTACCAATCTACTGATGAAGGCGTATTGACTGAGGATGAAAAAGTCTTAAAAGATCTCGGTTCATTTTTGTTGTCTATTCAAG GGATCCACGACGAACTGTATTCGCCTGAGCTCGACTCTCGTATTAACCAGATCGAGGATCCTTCTCAAAACACGTTCAATTGGATTTTTAGTCtacctcttttctctcagtGGCTGCGAAAGAAATCCGGATTATTTTGGATTAGTGGCAAACCTGGCTCGGGAAAATCAACGCTGATGAAACACGTCTTTCAGAGTCAATCGACCAAAGACTTGTCACACAAATGGGAGACCAGCTCGATAGATATCAaagctggcttcttctttcactaCCGAGGAACCGCCATACAAAAATCCCTTGAAGGCGTCTTGAGAAGTCTCATCATTCATATTCTGAAACCCCATCGTATTGCGTTCCAAAAGAAGTATCAGGGAACCTGGGAAATATTTCAGTCTTTCATTCAAAGATATCGGACGCTAGAAGGACAGAGAGCCAGCTTTGAGTACGAACTGGATGCTATTGTCGAAGAAAAAGTGCTGATGGGCTCTGAAAGAGACCTgaaagagaagctgcagcgcgCTATGAATAATAGCAAGAGCGAAGCAAATGAACAGATGGTGGGAGATATCAAGCAACAGCTAAGCCTGCTCCATAGGAGAATGGAAGAAGTAAGCAAGCGGAGCCTGGACTTCAGGGAAAGGGAGCCTGAGCTTCAACAAAAATTAAAACAGGTGCGAGCTGATATAGCCGCCGTCTCACGGTCTATCTCGTCACTGGCCGAAAAGGCGAGACCTTACCAAACCCAACCCGAGACAAGATTTCTACGCAGCCTTGTGAACGAGTTGCAAAATGATTCCAACTCGCAGGTAGACAAGCTTGAGCAGATCCTGAGACTGCTTCTAGACCAGGATATAATGAACATAAACCTGGTGCTCTTTTTTGATGCTTTGGACGAATTTGACGGGCACATTGAAAACATTAGTGATTTCCTCACGAATCTGCTCGAAAGATCGACTACATCGAAGACCCAAATCAAGGTCTGCTTCTCTAGTCGGCCGCAGGAATCGCTAAATGATCACTTTACCAAATATCCCGGCTTTAGGCTACAGGACTACACGACGGAGGATATAGAGCAATACGCGAAGATCTCTTTAGCACGCTCGGAGATTATGAACTTTTCTCAGAGGGAAGAGTTTATGAAAATCATCCCATCCATCATTGCTCGGGCTAATGGCGTCTTCCTATGGGTGAGACTGGCCATGAAGGAATTATTCGACACTGCTGGAGGGAGCCCCGAGGCAGAATTATTTGGTCGgcttaaaaagaaattacaGGAGCTGCCGGATgatttattaaagttttataaacaTATCATCGAGCGCATTAGCGGAGCAAACCGCCGCTATACTTTCGCCCTGTTGGAACTGCTCGCTCGCCATGCTGGCCTCTCGGTTTCGGTGACCGACATATGGGGTGCTGTGCTGACCTCAGGATGTACGACTTTTGAAGAATCTCTTGAAGTGCTACAAAAAATCAGCGGGAATACTGGCCAGAAAATTGCCACAGACTCGGACCGAGACCAAAGAGCTATCAGTGACATCTCGGCTTGGGCGGGGGGGACTCGTCGAAATAAAGGCGCAGAATAA
- a CDS encoding uncharacterized protein (EggNog:ENOG41): MHQTVLEFTRDQTFKSIVMGEVADFMKENGHSFYFKYWVAKTGLRHYEEAKNTNKEITAAQLGQLSAEEQKECKIAADHAEKSESTTGISQLDFIGSIPRVLLRLLRTCPPIYDDDTVFLVFASSYGLTLCIQDWIDESPDQLRRIFRQGAQPPLLTYLAFEPASGVLLKGHVTTARLLLEKGYNIAKDTRFFPSLLEKIWKAEAMAAVQGGFSESHAQTAIARILQELATVVLDNGQNPNISCSIFSRDNLQRCTPLHIAPPGLAAKLIRCDADVNMPDSWGKKPLDWVLNPPRWSPRWSCARRYEMCRLLVKAGALMSESTPDEDWIGALAEFDLAGHDVEVLQRNEPRPLAAAAPSSGDPNAQNSKERHRRRALSFLVGLFRKK, translated from the coding sequence ATGCACCAGACCGTTTTAGAATTCACTAGGGACCAGACGTTTAAGAGTATTGTGATGGGAGAAGTTGCAGACTTCATGAAAGAGAACGGGCATTCCTTTTACTTCAAGTACTGGGTGGCCAAGACTGGCCTTAGACATTacgaagaggcaaaaaaTACCAACAAAGAGATAACCGCTGCACAGTTGGGTCAATTGTCTGctgaagaacaaaaagaatgCAAGATAGCTGCAGACCACGCCGAGAAGTCTGAGTCAACCACAGGAATCAGCCAGCTAGACTTCATTGGGAGCATCCCCAGGGTCTTGCTACGTCTGCTTCGGACTTGTCCCCCGATATACGACGATGACACTGTATTCCTAGTCTTTGCTTCCTCTTATGGACTGACACTCTGTATCCAAGACTGGATTGACGAAAGCCCTGATCAGCTGCGGCGTATTTTCCGTCAGGGGGCGCAGCCGCCTCTGTTAACTTATCTTGCCTTTGAACCGGCAAGCGGTGTCTTACTTAAAGGGCATGTGACCACAGCTCGTCTGCTCCTGGAAAAGGGCTACAACATAGCCAAGGATACCAGATTTTTCCCCAgcttgctggagaagatTTGGAAGGCCGAAGCTATGGCGGCCGTTCAGGGCGGTTTCAGCGAGAGCCACGCCCAGACCGCCATTGCGCGGATATTGCAAGAGTTGGCTACTGTTGTTTTAGACAACGGTCAGAACCCCAACATCTCctgttccatcttctctcggGATAATCTACAGAGATGCACGCCGCTTCATATAGCTCCACCAGGCCTAGCTGCTAAGCTGATTCGATGCGATGCCGACGTGAACATGCCGGATTCCTGGGGAAAGAAGCCGCTGGACTGGGTGCTGAACCCTCCTCGCTGGTCTCCACGCTGGAGTTGCGCGCGGCGCTACGAGATGTGCCGCCTTTTGGTGAAAGCAGGCGCGTTGATGTCCGAATCGACGCCAGACGAAGACTGGATAGGCGCACTGGCTGAGTTTGACCTTGCAGGGCACGATGTTGAGGTCCTTCAGAGGAACGAACCACGACCTTTAGCTGCTGCAGCCCCTTCTAGTGGGGACCCAAATGCTCAGAACAGCAAAGAAAggcatcgtcgtcgggcGTTGTCGTTTTTGGTTGGTTTGTTTAGGAAGAAATAA
- a CDS encoding uncharacterized protein (EggNog:ENOG41~TransMembrane:10 (i58-84o96-113i125-147o167-191i203-224o244-266i438-459o471-499i506-527o562-582i)), producing the protein MPTSASPSDQQHFIYPSPPTATDDDDRSSYLASDDEGDLSSSVSDPLIRRRQLRSKQIVRFVSLVSATIAALCAGSIVVFSLYAPKFLSRLHYTQFQVNGVAIGSSVALYLPISIMGYVCDRMGVAPLALLSAFLFGGGYGLAAGIYKKLDYEYNTLGKSHGAENGWSYPLMVLAFIMIGAGTCAMYISSVSTCAKNFGKGKYRGLALAMPITGFGLSGMWLSQFGSRFLAEKNPDGSRGDVDVFRFFVFLAVLLFIIGILGVFTLKVVDEDELIEEAIEELEQSGLLDGSSLLARSESRRSNGGYGAIPATAQDDDNTEEVDDDAKWKKNWVLNAETRRFLSDHTMWPFALAFLLMIGPGEAFINNLGTVIGTLTPPITEDVNHKTSAATHVSIFGVTSTIARLTIGTLTDILAPAPETQHIQVPPSRPSSPLKRFAISRVVFMLFFAVLLAAGLLFLASGAAQNHADRFWVVSGLVGAGYGAVFSLTPLIVTIIWGVENFATNFGIIAMLPAFGSTFWGLVYSAVYEAGSRSSSTDPSQPGDDNGGSDDSVCYGKHCYAITFWAEGVCVVAACFLLLWAWKGRGGWSQRGIVI; encoded by the coding sequence ATGCCGACCTCGGCGTCGCCCTCTGACCAGCAGCACTTCATCTATCCCAGCCCTCCCACCGCTACCGACGATGACGACCGCTCCTCCTATCTCgccagcgacgatgaaggcgACTTGTCTTCCAGCGTGTCCGACCCGCTgatccgccgccgccagctgcGGTCCAAGCAGATTGTCCGCTTCGTCTCGCTCGTATCCGCCACCATTGCGGCCCTTTGCGCCGGctccatcgtcgtcttctcgCTCTACGCGCCAAAGTTCCTGTCGCGATTACACTACACCCAGTTCCAGGTCAATGGCGTCGCCATCGGAAGCTCCGTGGCGCTATATCTGCCCATATCGATCATGGGATACGTCTGCGATCGTATGGGTGTTGCGCCGCTGGCTCTTCTGTCTGCCTTTTTATTCGGGGGCGGCTACGGACTCGCGGCGGGCATAtacaagaagctggactACGAATACAACACCCTGGGCAAGTCTCATGGCGCAGAGAACGGCTGGTCATATCCGCTCATGGTGCTGGCCTTCATCATGATTGGAGCCGGCACGTGCGCCATGTACATCAGCTCGGTGTCGACGTGCGCCAAGAATTTCGGCAAGGGAAAGTACAGAGGCCTGGCGCTGGCCATGCCCATCACTGGCTTTGGCCTCAGCGGCATGTGGCTGAGTCAGTTTGGAAGCcgcttcttggctgagaAGAATCCCGACGGGTCAAGGGGCGATGTCGAcgtctttcgcttcttcgtcttcctcgccgTCTTGCTGTTCATCATTGGCATTCTCGGCGTCTTTACCCTCAAGGttgtcgacgaagacgagctgattgaggaagccattgaagagctggagcagagTGGCTTGCTGGATGGAAGCTCTCTGCTGGCGCGATCTGAAAGCCGAAGATCTAATGGAGGCTACGGCGCAATTCCCGCCACTGCTCAAGACGACGACAATACAGAGGaggtcgacgacgacgcaaagtggaagaagaattggGTTCTCAATGCCGAGACGCGCCGCTTCTTGTCCGACCACACAATGTGGCCGTTTGCCTTGGCATTTCTGCTCATGATTGGACCCGGCGAGGCCTTCATCAACAACCTGGGTACTGTCATCGGCACTCTGACGCCTCCCATCACCGAAGATGTCAATCACAAGACTTCAGCTGCCACTCACGTGTCCATCTTTGGTGTTACTAGCACCATTGCTCGTCTCACGATTGGCACCCTGACCGATATCTTGGCCCCAGCACCAGAGACTCAGCACATCCAAGTACCTCCTTCGCGCCCTTCGTCTCCGCTCAAACGCTTTGCCATCTCTCGCGTTGTGTTTatgcttttctttgctgtttTACTTGCAGCTGGACTACTGTTCCTTGCTAGCGGTGCTGCTCAGAATCATGCCGACCGATTCTGGGTTGTCTCTGGTCTTGTTGGAGCGGGCTATGGGGCTGTCTTCTCCCTTACTCCTCTGATCGTCACAATCATCTGGGGTGTCGAAAACTTTGCTACAAATTTCGGCATCATCGCTATGCTGCCTGCTTTCGGATCTACCTTTTGGGGCCTTGTCTATTCTGCCGTGTATGAGGCTGGGTCGAGGAGCTCATCCACTGACCCGTCACAACCTGGTGATGACAATGGCGGATCTGATGATTCTGTTTGCTACGGAAAGCATTGCTATGCTATCACGTTTTGGGCGGAGGGTGTTTGTGTGGTTGCTGCGTGCTTCCTATTACTTTGGGCTTGGAAGGGCCGCGGAGGCTGGAGCCAGCGTGGTATTGTGATATAA
- a CDS encoding uncharacterized protein (EggNog:ENOG41), giving the protein MYPNPHIKIVKRSVNLVPADDSIPSPPRSPSPPPQPPPLASDLAQRMRQSQMLSQMPSDRPKRRDLGPRRRRESLDALLDSLSAWDLLHIRSRFLDGSVRLDGFAGLSELPPEVFAYIIPHLGLRDVLSCYRVSRAWREAWMQGAVASALCSRFFPGLLELYHNDVPDRNQLFRATAQQYMRKLYVKRSFVAWDVGWSSDIFTNAEDPPVSRQLGNLREVNFGFGPLTVHYSSGKLAWQPDNCHVIVDDLHTRERSRFSFGMDFISGRPLQLQAVTDSLVVLATSLPQHQSRHQTTTDNGQTITVFHLQFRQSRNVVLPGKFAHCYAQGDTVAFVTRQGQVVVWGWSDSAYELDIDHEQYFFEREGWESDLGGIPGIMFHPTDTDVIYAAWLHSALQPDPLIHIVVVIKFERGKPVKRYESSISHPEYHRDPTTRYSCPAMRLTLTAQKMDNYGGYALGIVQLVLDRGNAPWADKQAKPYTDWLCITFNVLTETYLHIKYESRRRPNPAQARHFDLCAWEDQLVISWFDEYLVSQGYSHGLEWLQPVPVGDGASRCAHTNFVCKSVTRQQVEVEDYMSDHGFGRRIFMDKDFFIATTGQGFMLISFNDSLDLPGLATRDENGEVQRCKNPPPATEGEDIEPPRMSASWDTRKVTSLVRIALDKLPENQLDQPGW; this is encoded by the exons ATGTATCCAAACCCTCACATCAAGATCGTCAAACGCTCCGTCAACCTGGTGCCCGCAGACGACTCGATCCCCTCGCCGCCTCGCTCGCCGTCGCCTCCACCGCAGCCTCCACCCTTGGCCTCAGATCTCGCCCAGCGCATGAGGCAGTCCCAGATGCTGTCCCAGATGCCCAGTGATCGCCCCAAGCGGCGCGACCTGGGCCCGCGGCGCCGGCGAGAGTCGCTCGACGCCCTGCTGGACAGCCTCAGCGCGTGGGACCTGCTGCACATCCGCAGCCGCTTCCTCGACGGCTCCGTGCGCCTGGATGGCTTCGCCGGCCTCAGCGAGCTGCCGCCCGAGGTCTTTGCCTACATCATCCCGCACCTGGGCCTGCGCGACGTGCTGAGCTGCTACCGCGTGAGCCGCGCCTGGCGCGAGGCCTGGATGCAGGGCGCCGTGGCCTCGGCGCTGTGCAGCCGCTTCTTCCcggggctgctggagctgtaCCACAACGACGTGCCCGACCGCAACCAGCTGTTCCGCGCCACGGCCCAGCAGTACATGCGCAAGCTGTACGTCAAGCGGTCCTTTGTCGCCTGGGACGTGGGCTGGAGCAGCGACATCTTCACCAACGCCGAGGACCCGCCGGTGAGTCGCCAGCTGGGCAACCTGCGCGAGGTCAACTTTGGCTTTGGGCCCCTGACGGTGCACTACAGCAGCGGCAAGCTGGCCTGGCAGCCCGACAACTGCCACGTTATCGTCGATGACTTGCACACGCGCGAGAGGTCGCGCTTCAGCTTTGGCATGGACTTCATCTCGGGACGGCCGCTGCAGCTACAGGCTGTGACGGACAGCTTGGTGGTGCTGGCGACGAGCCTGCCTCAGCATCAGAGCAGACACCAGACGACGACTGACAACGGGCAAACCAT AACAGTGTTTCACCTGCAGTTCCGGCAGTCCAGGAATGTCGTCCTCCCGGGCAAGTTTGCCCACTGCTACGCCCAGGGCGACACAGTGGCGTTTGTCACTCGGCAGGGCCAGGTCGTCGTGTGGGGTTGGAGTGACAGTGCCTACGAGCTGGACATTGATCACGAGCAGTATTTTTTCGAGCGGGAGGGATGGGAGAGCGACTTGGGCGGCATCCCGGGCATCATGTTTCACCCAACAGACACGGACGTTATCTATGCAGCGTGGCTGCACTCAGCCTTGCAGCCCG ATCCCCTCATCcacatcgtcgtcgtcatcaagTTTGAGCGTGGCAAGCCGGTGAAACGATATGAATCATCCATATCTCATCCAGAATACCACCGCGACCCTACCACCCGGTATTCGTGCCCAGCAATGCGCCTGACGCTCACTGCCCAAAAGATGGACAACTACGGCGGCTACGCGCTTGGCAttgtccagctcgtcctGGATAGGGGCAACGCTCCATGGGCAGACAAGCAAGCCAAGCCATATACCGACTGGCTCTGTATTACCTTTAACGTCTTGACCGAGACTTACCTCCACATCAAGTACGAGAGCCGTCGGAGGCCGAACCCCGCGCAGGCGAGACACTTTGACTTGTGTGCGTGGGAGGACCAGCTCGTCATCAGCTGGTTCGACGAGTACCTCGTCAGCCAGGGCTATTCTCACGGCCTTGAGTGGCTGCAACCAGTGCCCGTTGGCGACGGCGCCTCTCGCTGCGCTCACACAAACTTTGTTTGCAAATCAGTGACACGCCAGCAGGTGGAAGTCGAAGACTACATGTCCGACCACGGCTTTGGGCGGAGAATCTTCATGGACAAGGACTTTTTCATTGCCACGACGGGCCAGGGCTTTATGCTGATTTCCTTCAACGACAGTCTGGATCTCCCCGGGCTGGCCACGAGGGATGAGAATGGCGAGGTGCAGAGGTGCAAGAACCCGCCGCCGGCCACGGAGGGAGAGGACATTGAGCCGCCGAGGATGTCTGCGTCGTGGGACACGAGAAAGGTGACGAGCTTGGTGAGGATTGCGCTGGACAAGCTTCCGGAGAACCAGCTGGATCAGCCTGGGTGGTGA
- a CDS encoding uncharacterized protein (EggNog:ENOG41), with protein sequence MARLNPAAMTPAPGHAPFTLQPLIGHLLQTRRCMPGSIFLVEGIDVLPVADEDDSHAIRLVLGDGELCLQALLHPDMFHLVEQRDVFVGCCVRVGDFMLRLEEPDGGGVFGEGEEEEEERRERREDDAKAMAYLIVNELETAGWNETYMALWRNREKSRSVADDASSEGAAAVEEDRDRGAPGEATTTTPKASKPQSSNAIRFADRPDSPSVKTPTKTPTKTQVKAQKGKARVSFKLPGLDSDNDNDNDDDDDDDDDEDLEEAFEAFETRTFPLRSAITGNSTAAARAAVGSKPKTPASDAREMTAAAGDINPDKSQQQQQQPIALPRDWHNQQVPLKLTTLRLIPHLPYAQNWSCNVLAILVSLSPVEPSHLPPGKQRTARIADPSTAKQVHLTVFLDPDGFTPKVGSAVLLVGVKNHRFDGGSLKKYASDGKRDAGEKRWWFEDPWELEWLDVAGIKEWWKGMEEYYGQTGPARSEGLERA encoded by the coding sequence ATGGCTCGCCTCAATCCTGCCGCCATGACGCCTGCGCCGGGCCACGCGCCATTCACGCTGCAGCCGCTCATCGGGCACCTGCTCCAGACTCGCCGCTGCATGCCGGGCTCCATTTTTCTGGTCGAGGGCATCGACGTGCTGCCGGTGGCGGATGAGGACGACTCGCATGCCATCCGATTGGTGCTgggcgacggcgagctgTGCCTTCAGGCATTGCTGCATCCCGACATGTTTCACCTGGTCGAGCAGCGGGACGTATTCGTGGGATGCTGCGTCAGGGTGGGCGACTTTATGCTGCGGCTGGAAGAGCCCGATGGGGGCGGCGTCTTTGGcgagggggaggaggaagaggaggagagacgagagagacgGGAAGACGacgccaaggccatggcgtaTCTGATTGTAAACGAGCTGGAGACTGCTGGATGGAATGAGACGTACATGGCCTTGTGGCGGAACCGCGAGAAGAGCCGCAGTGTCGCGGATGATGCCAGCTCCGAgggggcagcagctgtgGAAGAGGATCGAGACCGGGGGGCACCGGGCGAGGCAACCACCACGACTCCCAAGGCATCCAAGCCACAGAGCAGCAATGCAATAAGATTCGCGGATCGGCCAGATTCACCCTCCGTCAAGACCCCTACCAAGACACCGACCAAGACGCAGGTCAAGGCACAAAAGGGCAAGGCCAGAGTTAGCTTCAAGCTGCCGGGACTCGACTCTGACAATGACAATGacaatgacgatgacgatgatgacgacgacgacgaggacctAGAGGAGGCATTCGAGGCATTCGAAACACGCACATTCCCCCTTCGAAGTGCCATCACTGGGAAcagcactgctgctgctcgtgctgctgttggctccAAGCCCAAGACACCAGCATCGGATGCAAGGGAgatgacggcggcagcaggcgACATTAACCCCGAcaagtcgcagcagcagcagcagcagcccattgCGCTACCCAGAGACTGGCATAACCAACAGGTCCCTCTCAAGCTCACCACCCTGCGCCTCATCCCGCATCTGCCGTATGCACAAAACTGGTCCTGCAACGTgctcgccatcctcgtctCCCTCTCGCCCGTGGAGCCCTCTCATCTGCCGCCGGGAAAGCAGCGAACGGCTCGCATCGCCGACCCCTCGACGGCCAAACAGGTGCATCTCACCGTGTTTCTGGACCCGGACGGGTTCACGCCCAAGGTGGGCAGCGCGGTGCTGCTTGTCGGCGTGAAGAACCACCGCTTCGATGGCGGCAGCTTGAAGAAGTATGCTAGCGATGGGAAGAGAGATGCTGGCGAGAAGCGGTGGTGGTTCGAGGACCCCTGGGAGTTGGAGTGGCTGGACGTGGCAGGGATCAAGGAGTGGTGGAAAGGCATGGAAGAGTATTACGGGCAGACGGGACCGGCACGAAGCGAAGGCCTAGAGCGAGCATGA